The region AAATACCTCTTTAAAAGCTCGTAAGTCTCTCTTGTGGTTTCGTCGCCTTTCGTTTCCTCTTCTCCAACATTCAAAAGACCTATAGAGGGTTTTTCTCTTCCAAGCACCTTCGCGTATGATAGTCCCATCACAGCAAAGTCCACCAGATGTTCAGGTCTTGAACGAACATTTGCTCCAGCATCAATCAACACAGTAAAACCATTTAAAGATGGTACAGGAACAGCCAAAGCAGGTCTTTCTACTCCGTGAATTCTTCCAAGAATAAACGTCGCTCCTGCCAGAAGAGCTCCTGTATTTCCAGCACTGATAAACACATCTACTGCGCCCTCTTTGAGTAACTTTAACCCGATATACATTGAGGAGGTTTTTCTTCTGAGGATTTCCGTAGGTTTCACATCCATAGGCAAGAAATCACTAACCTCAACCTTTTCAAAACCGGTTGCGTTTGCTAAGGCTTCTTTTGTTCCAACAAGAAACAGCTTGCAGTCTTTTCTGGAAAACAACCTGGCACCCTCAAGAATTTCCCCGGGTGCCCTGTCGCCTCCCATCAAATCAATTGCAACACGAATCATTGCCTCACTCTGCTATTTCCAAAATTTGCTTTCCGTTATAATAACCGCAGTGAAGGCAAACTCTATGTGGCAATTTAGGTTGGCCACAATTTGGACATTTGCTGATGGGAACACTAACTGTTCTGTAAATTTTTGCTCTTTTTGTGTGCGTTCTTGATCTTGAGCGCTTTTGTTTTGGTACAGCCATTTCGTTAACCCTCCTTATGTATACTTTTCTTTAATATCAACAACTTGCCCAATCTTGGATCTATAGACTGTTCCTCGCATGAATGATCAGTATTTTCATTCAAATCAGCTCCACAACGCGGACATAACCCCTTGCAATTTTCATTGCACAGGACTCTCATAGGCACATCCATTACTATTGCTTCCAGTATGCGGTCAGTTAAATCTATTCTACCAGAAGAATAGTATATCACGTTTCTCAAAGATTGTAATTCTTCTTCTCGCTCCTCTGGTGCTTCATCGATTGGTTTATAAAGCGCCTCTATCGTTCCATTTATAGCAAGATGAACAGGTTTTAAGCATCTGTCACACGGATGTTCTATGGTCGTTTTCACATATCCACCAACCGCTATTCCTTCCTTAGCAACCACCGCAACAATCTTTACCTTTACTGGTTCAAGCACTTTGCACCTGTAACTGTGCAAATCAACATAATCTGCTTCATAAAATCCTTCAATAAAAATCCTTCGCTCCTGGCTCAAAATTTCAGTGTCAATCACCCAGTTCAAGAGATCACCTCAATCCTGTATAATGTAAAAAGGGCGATTTGATGAGAAAAATCCTGTTGATTATAAATATAGCAATCAACTGCCTGCTTTTTGCAGACCCTTTGTTTTTGCTGACAGATCCAAAAACACACTTTTCCATAGAATTGTACACCAATAAGCTGCAATTGTCCATTTTTCAACCATTTTTTTACAGTTCTGTACCTATCGATCTTCTGATAGATCAAGGAGATGATTCAAGCATCCTGAAAGGACTGATATCAGTTGAATCAGCTTTTTTTATACATGCTGTGTCAGAGAAAGGTGCCATGGGTTTAACTCAGATGATGCCATCTACAGCTTATGAGCTGGGAGTTTTGAATGCATTCAATCCGTTTCAGGCGCTGGATGGAGCAAAACTTTATCTTAACAAACTTCAAGAAAGATTTGGAAAAATAGATTACGCGCTTTCAGCGTATTATGAAGGCCCAAGCAAGGTTTCACTCTATGGACCATCTGAAGAAGGCAGAAAATATTCTCAAAAGGTTA is a window of Pseudothermotoga elfii DSM 9442 = NBRC 107921 DNA encoding:
- the rpmF gene encoding 50S ribosomal protein L32, which translates into the protein MAVPKQKRSRSRTHTKRAKIYRTVSVPISKCPNCGQPKLPHRVCLHCGYYNGKQILEIAE
- the plsX gene encoding phosphate acyltransferase PlsX; translation: MIRVAIDLMGGDRAPGEILEGARLFSRKDCKLFLVGTKEALANATGFEKVEVSDFLPMDVKPTEILRRKTSSMYIGLKLLKEGAVDVFISAGNTGALLAGATFILGRIHGVERPALAVPVPSLNGFTVLIDAGANVRSRPEHLVDFAVMGLSYAKVLGREKPSIGLLNVGEEETKGDETTRETYELLKRYFPDFFIGNVEGHDLNTGKADVVVTEGFSGNVAMKTMEGTAKMILDTLKSEVKKAGFVQKIGALLMKKVFSSLKKALDPRSYGGAFILGVNGLVVKAHGSSDRLAIQNALEVARVGAEMKIVESIEGEIKRVRDSGADR
- a CDS encoding DUF177 domain-containing protein translates to MIDTEILSQERRIFIEGFYEADYVDLHSYRCKVLEPVKVKIVAVVAKEGIAVGGYVKTTIEHPCDRCLKPVHLAINGTIEALYKPIDEAPEEREEELQSLRNVIYYSSGRIDLTDRILEAIVMDVPMRVLCNENCKGLCPRCGADLNENTDHSCEEQSIDPRLGKLLILKKSIHKEG
- a CDS encoding lytic transglycosylase domain-containing protein, with protein sequence MRKILLIINIAINCLLFADPLFLLTDPKTHFSIELYTNKLQLSIFQPFFYSSVPIDLLIDQGDDSSILKGLISVESAFFIHAVSEKGAMGLTQMMPSTAYELGVLNAFNPFQALDGAKLYLNKLQERFGKIDYALSAYYEGPSKVSLYGPSEEGRKYSQKVIEESKKFKDNQVFIRDVFYLQPHISVGKELNDLSAGLNFVNSFLGIVDFQGGFDISAGEFSHYFFAYPRISHSLSLIFGEKNLELVAGISYTKLPNFGVELLLNSNYFDISIKFKLWQVIFSAGWSSEGLHLGVIK